A window from Mesorhizobium sp. WSM2240 encodes these proteins:
- a CDS encoding CTP synthase: MARYVFITGGVVSSLGKGIAAAALGALLQARGYRVRIRKLDPYLNVDPGTMSPYQHGEVFVTDDGAETDLDLGHYERFTNRSANQSDNITTGRIYKNIIERERRGDYLGATVQVIPHVTDEIKNFILDGNEDYDFVLCEIGGTVGDIEAMPFLEAIRQLGNDLPRNNAVYVHLTLMPYIPTAGELKTKPTQHSVKELRSIGIAPDILLVRADRAIPREERRKLSLFCNVRESAVIQALDVGHIYDVPMAYHKEGLDSEVLAAFGIDPAPKPRMERWQEVSSRIHNPEGEVTIAVVGKYTGLKDAYKSLIEALAHGGMANKVRVKLDWIESEIFEKEDPSPWLEKVHGILVPGGFGERGSEGKILAAKFARERKVPYFGICFGMQMACIEAARSLAGVGNASSTEFGPTEEPVVGLMTEWLKGNMLEKRRETGDLGGTMRLGAYEAHLGKDTKIAEIYGDTVISERHRHRYEVNVDYKERLEECGLVFAGMSPDGVLPETVEYPDHPWFIGVQYHPELKSRPMEPHPLFASFINAAVEQSRLV; the protein is encoded by the coding sequence ATGGCGCGATATGTATTCATCACCGGCGGCGTGGTTTCCTCCCTTGGCAAAGGCATTGCGGCAGCGGCTCTAGGCGCGCTGCTGCAGGCGCGCGGCTATCGCGTGCGGATCCGAAAGCTTGATCCCTATCTGAATGTCGACCCCGGAACCATGTCGCCATACCAGCATGGCGAGGTGTTCGTGACCGACGACGGGGCCGAGACAGACCTCGATCTCGGCCATTACGAGCGCTTCACCAACCGCTCGGCCAATCAGAGCGACAACATTACCACCGGCCGCATCTACAAGAACATCATCGAACGCGAGCGGCGCGGCGACTATCTCGGCGCGACGGTGCAGGTCATTCCGCACGTCACCGACGAGATCAAGAACTTCATCCTGGACGGCAACGAGGACTACGACTTCGTGCTTTGCGAGATCGGCGGCACAGTCGGCGATATCGAGGCGATGCCGTTCCTGGAGGCGATCCGCCAGCTCGGCAATGATCTCCCGCGCAACAATGCAGTCTACGTCCACTTGACGCTGATGCCGTATATCCCGACCGCCGGCGAGTTGAAGACCAAGCCGACGCAGCATTCGGTCAAAGAGTTGCGCTCGATCGGCATCGCGCCCGACATTCTTTTGGTGCGCGCCGACCGCGCCATTCCCAGGGAAGAGCGCAGAAAGCTTTCGCTGTTCTGCAACGTCCGCGAGAGCGCCGTCATCCAGGCGCTCGACGTCGGCCACATCTACGACGTGCCGATGGCCTATCACAAGGAAGGGCTCGACTCGGAAGTTCTTGCCGCCTTCGGCATTGATCCGGCGCCCAAGCCGCGCATGGAGCGCTGGCAGGAGGTTTCGAGCCGCATCCACAATCCGGAAGGCGAGGTCACGATTGCTGTCGTTGGCAAGTACACCGGCCTCAAAGACGCCTACAAATCGCTGATCGAGGCGCTCGCCCATGGCGGAATGGCTAACAAGGTGCGTGTGAAGCTCGACTGGATAGAAAGCGAGATTTTCGAGAAGGAAGACCCGTCGCCCTGGCTCGAAAAGGTCCACGGCATATTGGTCCCCGGCGGTTTTGGCGAACGCGGCTCGGAAGGCAAGATACTCGCGGCCAAATTCGCCCGCGAGCGCAAGGTGCCGTATTTTGGCATCTGCTTCGGCATGCAGATGGCCTGCATAGAGGCGGCGCGCTCGCTGGCTGGTGTCGGAAATGCCTCCTCCACCGAGTTTGGCCCGACGGAAGAACCGGTTGTCGGCCTGATGACGGAATGGTTGAAGGGCAACATGCTGGAAAAGCGCCGCGAAACCGGCGATCTCGGCGGCACCATGCGGCTCGGCGCCTATGAGGCGCACCTCGGCAAGGATACCAAGATCGCCGAAATCTACGGCGACACGGTTATTTCCGAACGCCATCGCCACCGCTACGAAGTCAATGTCGACTACAAGGAGCGGCTGGAGGAATGCGGACTCGTCTTCGCGGGCATGTCGCCTGACGGAGTGCTGCCGGAAACCGTCGAGTATCCCGACCACCCCTGGTTCATCGGCGTCCAGTACCATCCCGAGCTGAAGAGCCGTCCGATGGAGCCTCACCCGCTCTTCGCCAGCTTCATCAATGCGGCTGTGGAGCAATCCAGGCTCGTTTGA